Sequence from the Vicia villosa cultivar HV-30 ecotype Madison, WI unplaced genomic scaffold, Vvil1.0 ctg.000316F_1_1_1, whole genome shotgun sequence genome:
TGCCCAGCTTCCTTATCCTGGTTTGATTATGGGGTTGTGTAAGCGGACTAGAGTTGATATTCTTGAGGAGGTTCATGTTACCAAAACTAGTATGGTGGACGAGGGTTATGTTACGAGGCATTGTGCTCCTAGGACTCGAGGTCGTTATCAGCCTCAACCCGAAGCCGTAGCACCTCCTGCCAACCAAGCGAGGTATAATCAGCAAATGGCTTGTCGGTACGGTTGGGATTACATGGATGCATTGCGAAGGTCCGAGACCACTATTCATGATTCTTTGCATCGCATGTACCTTAAAATGTGTGATCCCTCAAGTGTGACTTCCTTTATCAATAATGAGCGGTACGAGGCAATTTGCAACTATTCGGAGGCTAGGCCATTCTTTAGGGATGAAGGAGGTATGAATGAAGAAGGAATgaattatgaagaagtgaatgaaGAAAATCAAGAGGATGATGGTGGTGAAgagtgatgataatgatgatgttgactttgttgtttttatttcatgttatgtttaattatgttattttaatttctctTGTTGAAGACTTATGTTTAGGTTGTTTTATCTTTAGTTTTAATGTGTTGTTGCCATCCTTATATGGATGAGTTTGTTGTACTTTAAGTGTGTAATCTGGTGGCAAAGTTTGCTACCAAAACTCCTTTTGAGACGTTTGTCATTGGCAATTTGTCTTTATGATGCTATATTATATTATGTGTTTAATCTTCTTgtctatattatatttttaactttGTTTAGTTTATATAGTATAGTATGATTAAGTATAGTTCTATATAGTATAGTATTACTAAATAATGGTAATTTTCATGTTCATAAAATTTGTGTTGTTTGTCCTTGTAATTTTAGAAAGATGCTCAAGCAAGCAAGTCGCTGTCAAAGAGTTGTCAACATCAAAGTTGGATGGTGACGATAATGCTCTTGATGCGGTGCATGCTAAGGTAacgattttcttgctttgtaggtattagtgtgaatatgatttaagtaCTTTAtacaaaactttttgtcacattGCATTTGAAAATTTTTGTTCACATTTGAATCAATTTAGGACATAACCACATATGTGAGAGgactttccattgtttactataatTTTTGTGTGTGCTAGCAATTTGTGAACTCGGACGATTCATGCTTAATCTGCTTTGTTTGAAGTGCTAGAACTTAGAAATGATTGAGGCGGTTTCTTTTTGTATTGCGAGAAAAACCACCTTCCTAAAAGGCCACATGTGAGAGTGTGATCATTTGAAACCAATTTTGTgccttaaatttttattttggtaAGTGAGAAGTGAAATCCAACAACCTAGTAAGTATACCACTTATTGAGTTTGTAGATGAAaagaatagaaaagaaactcttgaTTCACTTGCAAAAAAAATCTTTGGTAGACACTTAACCCAATTACACTTAAACCTTAATTGAAGAGCATAGTTGTGTTGATGTATTGAAttgttcaaagttggggagaggtGTTTACttgagaaaaggaaagaaagGAAATGGTGGTATAACAATGCATTCATAGAAAAGAAAAGAGTAAACaaagaaagaatgaaaaagaaagaaagaaaagaaaaatttcaATGTGTtgaaaaatcaaaagacaaaaCAAAGGATGCATTGAAgtttatttcaaaatcaaaagggaGAACAAGATTGTTTgtgtaaatattataaataaataaatgctcTTCATGCTATTTTCCCTTTTCGATTCATTGGCCGTGTAGAAAATGTCACTTGTTTAGAACCGagccaagttacaaccgaaaAAGTCCTTGTGATCTTTGTTTCTATCATTTTTGTGCTTAGTttagatgaatgtatgaattgtTTTGGATGTGCACAATTGCTAGGGAGAGTGATAAGTCCTTTGTGCTAACATGATAATTACACTTTGTCCttcatttttgaagttgattgtaGGTGATTCAAGTTTGAACATCATTTTGATAAATGCAAGTGTGTTGAATTGTTTTGTGTTTAGAACTTAATTCATACTCAAGTTTTtatcttgtacaagcaagggatggttatggagcatgcatgcaagtcaagtttgaaccattctctTTATGCTGCTAACCCttgtaaatataatttttgtgcttgttgagttattcttgtttgaggacaaacaaatgtcaaagttggggagagttgttagaatccaaaatatgGGTAGTTTGGtaataacttttgtggtatttcgaTAACTCTTTTCCTTACTTTTGATTCAATTACGTTTAtaatcgtgtaaataaataaaatcgagttttgaTTGTAAATATGTAATTTATTAGTTTTTCTTCATGTCCTGAAGGTTATTTTGCATATTGGAAAGCTTGTTATGAAAGATATCActttggagcaagtttggagcCATTTTGGAGAAGTTTTGTTCAGTAAGTTCCGCTAAGCGACCGTCCAGCGCGCTTTTCAGTGGCGAACCAAGTTTTcagttccgcttagcggcctcatcCCGCTTAGCGAATCCTTCGTGACTTCAGATATTTTCTCTAGTCCGCTTAGCGACCCTTTGTGCGCTAAGCGGGACTACTTTTTGAGAGATTACAGCagaagatcatggagcaattaccataaagatcgacagcatgtcagctatcaattTGACGAAGAACCCGAcagcacatggtcgaagcaagcacatcgaaatgaggtttcATTATTCTCAAAAATTAGGGTAGAATGAATTGATTTTCTTATATGAATTATGCTGAGAATACATCAGTCATATATACAAGGCTAGAAAGCTATTTTAGGAAATACAATAACACCTAAACTATCAGATCCCTATGATTCAGGGATATTTCCTTCATACACTATAATTGTAATCTGCTAAATAAGGAAATACTACAACTAATAAAACACCGATTCTGACAGAAATAATACAGCTAATAAAACAAATtctaacactccccctcaagctggtGAATAGGTATTTTCCATTCCCAGCTTGGAAACAATCTTCTCAAAGTTGTTGCTATTCAGCCCCTTCGTTAGAATATCTGCAAGGTTGTCTTGTGAGGAGACATATGGAGTGCAGATCAGGCCACTGTCTAATTTTTCTTTGATTAAATGTCTgtcaacttcaatatgtttggttctatCATGCTGCACTGGGTTATGGGCTATGCTAATAGCAGATTTGTTATCACAATAAAGTCTCATTGGTTCATCCAACTTTATTCTTAAGTCTTCAAAGATGATCTTCAACCACAATAGCTCACATATCCCTTGTGCCATTGCCCTGAATTCTGCTTCAGCACTGGATCTAGCCACCACACTTTGTTTTTTACTCTTCCAAGTCACAAGATTCCCTCCAAGGAAAGTGCAATATCCTGTAGTCGACCTCCTATCCACAATCGACCCTGCATAGTCTGCATCTGTATATGCTTCAAGACTTACACTCCTATTCCGTTCGAACAGAATTCCTCTGCCTGGGGTCCCTTTCAAATATTGCACAATTCTTAGTGCAGCTTGTAAGTGAACCTCCTTCGGTTGGTGCATGAACGGCTGACTAGACTCACAGCGAATGCAACATCAGGTCTAGTGTGAGATAAATATATCAGTCTACCAACTAGTCTTTGATACATTTCCTTGTCAACTGCAgtatcttcttctacatttcccAACTTCAGGTTTGGATCAATTGGTGTACTTGCAGGCTTGCATGTTGTCTTACCAGTCTCTTTCAACAAATCAGTGATGTATTTCTGTTGAGATATGAAGATTCCCTTTTTAGAATGAGCCACTTCAATTCCCAAAAAATACTTCAATTTTCCCAAGGTCTTAATTTCAAATTCCTTCGCTAGATGTTGGCTTAACAGTTGTTGCTCCTCCTCATCATCACCTGTCActataatatcatccacataaaccagtAGCACTGTTACTCCCCCTGAATTAGAGTGTTTAATGAACAAAGTGTGGTCTCCTTGACTCTGTTTGAAGCCCAGACCTATCATAACTTTAGTAAACCTACCAAACCACGCTCGTGGTGATTGTTTCAGCCCGTACAATGCCTTTTTTAGCTTGCAAACAGTGTTGGCAGCGTTTTTTCCACCATATCCAGGGGGCAATTCCATGTAAATCTCCTCTTCAAGTTCTCCATGGAGGAATGCATTTTTAACATCAAATTGTTGCAAGTTCCAACCATAATTAGCCGCTAGGGATAATATCACCCTAACTGTATTCATTTTTGCAACTGGAGCAAATGTTTCCATGTAATCCACTCCATAAGTTTGAGTGAATCCCTTAGCTACTAACCTTGCTTTATACCTCTCAATGGATCCATCAGCCTTGTATTTTATAGTATATACCCATTTGCATCCTACTGGTTTTTTTCCATTTGGGAGAGTAACCAAATCCCAGGTGCTATTCTTTTTTAATGCTTCCATTTCCAAGTCCATGGCTTGTTTCCATTTCCTATCAGTCAATGCCTCAGATAGGGAAGTAGGTGTGGCTGTAGTGTTTAGGCTTGTGAGGAAGGCTTTATGGGTAGGTGAGAAGTTTTTAAATGATAGGTAATTGGCTAGAGGGTAAAGTGGCTTGGTGGTACATTTCCTAGTCTCTTTCCTAAGGGCAATTGGAATATATAGGTCCTCATGAAGTGGTGCTGAATCGGATTCGGGTTCCTGTACAGTGGGGAAATCAGAGATTGATTCAGTGGAGATTAAAGGATCAAGAGTAGTTACCTCATGTAATGTTGGGTTGGATTCTTGGACATGGACAGATTCTGGAATGGCCTTTGTCTTCTTTGTATAAACCAGCTTTTTCCCAAATCTTACATCAACTCCATCTTGAGTGGACTTAATGGGTTGAGCCTCTTTCTCAGAAGTTGCCTCCTTCTCAGAAGTTGTTACACTTCTATTCCCTACTTTTGGTCCTAAACTTAAGTCAGGGAGCATAAGGAGATCATCTTCCTTTCTTGTATTCTCCccctgaagatgatcttggtggAAGTAACTTTCTTGCTCAAAAAAGGTGACATCTCTGGACACAAAGAATTTTTTGGATGGTGGGTGGTAGCATTTATATCCCTTTTGTGTGGATGAGTATCCTATGAAAACACATTTTAAGGCTCTAGGATCAAGTTTACCTCTATCACCACTGTGGACATGGATAAAAGATACACACCCAAATATTCTTGGAACGAGTTGATTGGATGTGGACACATTAGGATAGAAAGAAGACAGAACCTCCATAGGACTTTTTGAGGCTAGAATACTAGAAGGTAGTCTATTAATTAGATAACATGCAGTCAAAACAGCTTCTCCCCAAAACCTTTTAGGAACCTTATGTTGAAAAAGAAGAGCCCGAGTTTGGTCTAGTAGGTGTCCATTTTTCCTCTCAGCaatcccattttgttgaggtgttttgACACAAGATGACTCTTGAATGATACCTTCCTTTTGACAAAAGGAAATAAGCTCATGATTAAAGTAATCTTTGGCATTATCAGATCTAATCCTTTTAATGCTAACACCAAACTGATTTTTTACCATGGAGAAAAAATGTTGGACCACAGAGCTGACTTCGGACTTTTGTTTTAGTAAGAAAACTCATGTGACCCGAGTACAGTCATCTATAAAGGTAAGGAACCAACGGGAACCAGAAACATTTGGGACATTTGAGGGTCCCCACACATCAGTATGAATTAAATAGAAAGGGAAAGTGCTCATATTATTACTAACTGGAAAAGGTACACGCTTGTGCTTAGCAAGCTCACACACTTCACAATGAAGACTCTCGACATCTAATTTGCTACAAAGAGAAgggaataacatttttatgactCTAAAGGAAGGATGTCCAAGACGACAATGATGTAGGAGGACTTTCTCCCTGTTGGTCTTTATTGAGTCAGAGAAAAAAGAGTTGCTATTTTGTAGGTCTGGTGGCAGATTCGAGCTGTCCAAGTAGTAAAGGCCATTCCATTCTCTAGCATGTCCAATCGTCCTCCCCGAGTGCTTGTCCTGCAGTATACAAGCATtgtcataaaaaataacattacATGATAGgtcttttatgagtttttttatgGAAATCAGACTGACAGATAGTTTAGGAATATGAAGGACATTTTTAAGGGTTTTGGATGAGCTTATTTGAACTTCTCCTTGACCTGCTGCAGTCATCAGAGTGCCATCTGCTGTGGATATTTTCTTATTGCTAGGGCAAGGGGTGTAAGAGGAGAAATGTTTAGGGAGGGGTGTCATGTGGTCAGTAGCCCCAGAATCCAGTATCCAATATTGGTTATAGTGTTTATCTGAGGCATTAAGTCCAAAGGAAAGAAACTCACCTGAATATGCTAGAGAACAACTACCTGTTGGTTTATCCAACTTGTTGAGGAATGATCTCATCTTCTCTACTTCATCTTGGCTAAGTTGAACCACTCCTCCCTTGTTTTCTTCACTGGTTGCAGCAACCATGTGTGCTTGTCCTCCCTTTCTTGTGTTGTCTCCTTTTTTTCCCCACTCCCTGTCTCGGTTTTGGGGCCCCCATTCTCTACTAGGTGGCTTTCCGATCAGCTTCCAGCAGTTGTCACGAGTGTGGCGAGGCTTGTTGCAGTAGGTACACCACACTCCTTCACCTTTCTTTTCCATATTACTTATGCTCCCCTTTTTTTGGTCTGCCATCATTGCCGAGGCCCCAGAAGCTACCATGGCTGAATTTTCCGTGGTTAGGTTTTCTAGCATGACCCCCCTTCTGCTTTCTTCACTTCTGACCATAGCTACTACTTCATTAATTCTTGGAACTTTTTCTTTTCCAAGGATCTGGGCTCTCACTTGATCGAAAACAGAGTTAAGCCCCACCAAGAAATCATAGACTCTATCTTGCTCAATATACTCGTTGAGCATTGCTGAATCTGCTGGGCACTTGGCTTTTATGACCCTGTAGTGATCTAACTCCATCCACAATGATTTGAGTTGATTGGCATACTCTGTAACAGTCTTGTTTCCCTGTTTTGCAGTCATAGTCTTCACCTTCACGTCATATATTTGAGCAGCATCTTTAGCTTTGGAGTATGTCTCCTCCATGGCCTTCCAAATCTCCTTTGCAGAATTAAGAAACATACAAGTATCAGTGATTTCTGGGATCATTGAGTTCCATAGCCATGCCATGATGGTATCAGTGATTTCTGATACCATCTCAAAAATTAGGGTAGAATGAATTGATTTTCTTATATGAATTATGCTGAGAATACATCAGTCATATATACAAGGCTAGAAAGCTATTTTAGGAAATACAATAACACCTAAACTATCAGATCCCTATGATTCAGGGATATTTCCTTCATACACTATAATTGTAATCTGCTAAATAAGGAAATACTACAACTAATAAAACACCGATTCTGACAGAAATAATACAGCTAATAAAACAAATTCTAACAATTATCTTCGAGAGCATGaagctaaagggaagatgaatcTAGAACACTGCacaactgagaatcagattgcaaaCATCATGACGAACGGAGTGCAGGTCGAAATATTCAAAAGACTAAAAGCCATGATGAATATAGATAGTTTAAACACAATGAATTAGATTgtgtgttaaattgtaattcGAATGTGTTGAAACTAGGTGTGTCGAAGTGCTTATAATTGTCGAAGTGTTgtaagcaggttgctacacaaatATTCGATTTAGGTCTAAAATAagtattttggatttttatgttttGGGTTTTTGGCTTATGGAGAAagcaaacctaaaactataaatagaagGAGTAACCCCTATTTTGAATAACAACTTGTATTCAtagaatttgcagttgcaagtaaATAAAAAAGGTTTTTCACAGTTTACGGGTAGAgaaaaactctgcagaaaataatCCTCTTCTCTTTTACTTTCGCAAACCCTATTTCACTTTTTCCTCAAATTCCTTTTTCTTTCATTGTCATTGTGTGgtgataaggaattactcaaaggtttgagtttAATTTCAACAATTTAGTGAGTatgtgaattgcatatattgagTATACTTTCGtacaaataaaatgttcaaaaaAGAATAATTTCATGTTGTGTACCTTGcaaatatgatgatatgatggtCCTATTACAATGGGGGGCTTCCTGTTGACAAAATGTTAACATTACTAATTTACAAACTAAATATGTTTAAACAGATACAAAAAGTCATATAAATATAAGAGTTTTAAACTCTGTCGAAAACAAAACAGATACAAAAAGTCATATAAATATAAGAGTTTTTAACTCTGTCAAAAACAAAATAGTCCCCGTAAAAAAATGTTACATTGAAATTAGTTTCAACCATATATTATCATATGGATTGATTTTGTAGGGGCTGAAACAACATattaagcaaaaacaaaacaatgatataaTTAATAAGActtaaacacaaaaacaaattaaTACCTAATTTCAAAATCAGTCCGAATTAATAATATTGCTAGCCttgatgattttgtgaataataagtaaatattttttataattaattaacgaTAGTATGTACCTTTTCTATGAACAATTGTTCAATAGTTGTGTTAAGATCACCTTTCCATCGTATATTTTTGTCTTCAACTTCAATTCCTGTTAGGTGTGGTGCTTCTGTAACTCCTAATGAGAAATTCTTCATTTGAGGACATCCTTCAACAGAGATAAGCACCAAAGATGGGAATATGAATGGCTGTTTCCCATTGGAGAAGCTTCTTAAACTTAACAGAGAAGTTAATACCAAATTTTTCAACTTTTTAAATATGATGTCTTCCTCTGTTTTTacatcatcaatcttcacaaCATCCAACACCTTCTTACAATTCGTTATTTTTAATTCTGTAAGCTGAACTAAGCTTTTCGCTGTTGAAGATGTTATCAAGTAAATCAGCTCTTTGCAATCATCCACAATCAAATAGATTATATTTGTGAAAGATGTTGACGATGGTACCAAGCTTATCAAACTTGGACAGCTATGTACACATAAACCTTCAAGATCCAACGAAAATTCTTCATGCCAAATATACATGATCTTTTCCATTTCATAAAGCCACAACACTTTTATTTGCTTAGAAAGTTTGTCATTGAGATTGTGAGGAGTTCCTTTTGAAGGGAATGATATTTTAAAAGAACAATTCCACAATGTAAGAGTTTTTAGATTAGGAAATGTTGCATGGAAATCATTGAGAAAAATAGCTGGAGTTTCATCGAAACATTGCAAACGAAGATGTCGTATTTTAGGAAAGATATTTTCTTGACAGTAATCATTCAACATTCTAAAGGCATCCTTTGCATTTATTGACAAATCCTCCAAGTTGGTGCTTAACTGAAAAATCAAACATCCTGAGATTTAACAAATACCAATAGTAATTCATGAAAGAGATAGATAAAGGATAATAAGATTTACCTTTTCCATAGAAAAAATAGCTTGTTGAGAATTTTCATCAGGTTGTTGCAAGTCTAAATTGTTGAAGGAAAACATTCTTAATGTTTCACAACGATATACATTCAAAGTCTTCAATGAAGGGCACTCTAAAGTATGTTTTCCTTGATAGAAACTTTTTAGATTTGACAAACAATGAAGTGCCAGTGTATTTAGTTGGGGAAAATTAAAACTGATTTCCATTGATCCTTCTTTCATTGCAACAATATCCTCGACTCCGCAAGACCGTATCTTAAGCATTTCAAGATTTCCAAGATCTTGGCATAGTAACAATGAAAAGATATATAACAATCTTTGGCACGAAGAAATAACCACCGAGCATAGGTTTCCAAAGTTCATAATTTCGTGAGGATCCTCGTTCCATATGTGCTTTAAGTTTGGTAAGCAGGACAAAGTCAATGTTTTCAATTGACTGTATTGTTTTATCAATATTAATTCATTAGACTTCATTCCTTTCACATCAAATATGACTTCTAATGAATCACAGTCGTTTACCTCTAGTTTCTCCAATCCATGTAGCACATGAACAACATTTGAAGGAAAAAGTACATGTGATGAGAAATCACATCTTTGCACCACTAGAAGTTTCAGATTGCCAAATACATTCTGATGATCAACTTGACCATACCACAAATCCTTTAACTCAGGGTGGTCGGATAAGGCTAAATATTTGAATTTAGAAAATGCAACCTaatcaatcaaaattcaaaaatcaacTGTATATAAAGAGacaaatcaaaattaatattttatttaaaattattaatatttctatCTATAAAAGAAAGATTAGTCAAACATACCTTATCTTCAAACATTTTGTTTATTGTATCATTAAGGTTTCCCTTCCAAAACCATTCTTCTTTATTGTCTGCAATTTTAATTTTTCGAAGATTTGGTGTACTTGTGTTTCCCTCTGAAAATACCTTCATGTAAGGACATTCTCTCACAATTACTTCCTTCAACAATGGAAACTTCAAGAAGCACTTACTAGAGCAAAATTTCTTGAAGCTTGGCAAACATTCCAACATCAAAACTTCCAAACTAATAAATACAATGTCAACATTATCTACTCCGGTAATTACTTCTTCAAGTGATTTACAGTCTTTTACCTTAAGTGTTGTGAGTTTGACCAAACTTTGGGCTGTAGAAGTTGTAATTAAACTTTTTAGCCCATCGCAACATGTTATCTCTAGATAATCCAGATGATTGAGGGTGGCAGAGGAAGGCAACAGATTTGTCAGACAAGAACAGCCAAAAACCCATAAGCATTCAAGGAACTCAAGAACTGGGTCAATTTGAGATCCTTCGTCACATATATGTTCAAGTTTATGTAATAAACTCAATGTCAGCTTTTTGATCCGTGCACTAGTCTTCTCAATTATTTGTCTTTCATCTGGAAATATCTTCTTGAAGCAACTCCACTCAATAACTAACCACTCAAGAGTATGCACATTGATAAGAAACCAATAAGGAAATATAGCCTCTTCATTGTTATACATCCCCAAACCAAGAAATGACAGTTTGGTAAAGAGGGCAGTTGAGTGTTGGGCTTGCAATATCATGACAGCATCCTTTTGTCCTATCCTCAACTCCTCCAAGTTTGGAATCacctaaaatatatttaaacaacAATGTAAAAGAattgaatatttttttcaaaaagatattATAActgtttaatattttaaaataataacacTGGTATAActgtttaatattttaaaataataacactgtccttattataaaaaaataaaaattaacaggGTCCCACAATATACCTCTTCAGCAATGAAAGGTGGCTGTTGAGTTGTGACTGAGAGTTTGTCATATTGAAAACTACTTATAGAGCTGCTTGTTGAAAGAGTTCTAAACAAATTCAAAGATGAACATTTCGAAACATCGATTTTCTTCAAAGATGGACATGATAAAGTATGCTTTCCAGCATAAAAACCCTTGAGTTTGCATGAGTTCCAAAGCACTAGAGTAACCAATTGACTAAACTCAAATATGGGAGCAGCACACAATCTAGATTCTTTCTCCTCTGCAACAATTTCACTCATGCTTGCACAATCGTTTATCGTAACTTCTTCGAGATGTGAACAACGAGTGGCTACAGAATATGGTAATAGATACTCCAAACTTTCACAACCCTTTAGATGAATatattttagattttgaaaactAAGAATTCCTTGAGGATCTCCGCTCCATATCTTTTTCAACTTCGGCAATCCATCTATAGTAACTTCCTTCAAATGTGTTGTATCCTCTACACAGCTGATAGTCAATTCAAATATCTCTTCCACCAAAGCACAATTTGTAACTTCTAACATCTCTAGCTTATTATAAGTTTTTTGAATTGAAGAAGGAAAAACTATCACAATTTTCTCACAATTGTTGATATCCAAGGACTTCAATGACTGAAACTGGTGGTGCCATATTGTCTTCAAGTTGTCCATGTCCTTCAATATTATTTTCTCTAACTTGAAAAAAGGAACCTATATTATTCATAAATAACCAGTTTaagtaaataattatttaatgcaagtttaaaattaattagaatgTTGCTAATTGTAGAATTACCATACCTTATTCAATGCATTGTTTCTCTCTTCTTTAACTATTATCTCCTCCATCAAAGGACAGTTGCGTATTTCAAGGTGTTTGAGGTTCTTAAAACTTCCAACCACAGTAGAAGAGAACAAGTACTTCAACCCGCCACAATTCTCCAAAATCAAGCTAGTCAAGTTGTACATAGAATAATGATTGTCATCCCAAATTTTACTCAAATTAAGTGACCTCAATTCAAGGGTGTCCAAATTACAAAATGCAAcctacataaaaaataaattatcataaatcatatAATTGAAGGCATTATTAATCTGAATGTACATATCacgaaattaaaaattatatcatcatatataTATCTAAAAAAAACAATACCcttaaaaaataggaaaaaacaTTTAAGGGAAAACGTAGCTAGATAAATAAAAATTGCAATTTCACCTCTTTTATGCAAGATCTTGATTCATCTTCATATTATAATTTTAGATTAACAATATCatagtattttttatatgaaaagtCTGGTAACATTAAAGGTgaagaatgaaaaataaaaactccaATATTTTTTCTAACAATTCCCTTTTTTTTCTAATAGCAATTCACCTTTGTTTGAGATGATTTAAGTAGAGAAAAAGTCAACAACATATAAAATTTCTTTGTTTAAAGAAGTGTGTTGTAAACATAGTattgagaaagaaaagaaagaagaaaatgcTATGGTACATTGAGAAAGAAAAAAGCATAGTCACCTTAAGTGCGACTCAAAGAAAATACATGTCAATGAAAAGACACGTGAAGTGAACAAGACACTTGAAGGTACTCCAGAAATTGCTCAGCACATATACATTTttacaatataattttttaaaaaattcaaatacaaaaacaataatttaatgaatacattattaaaacttttttatattataaaaaaatattaatatataattcaaTAATATCCATATAGTACTAATAAAAACAAACACGCCTCTCATCTAAAGaagattaaaaatagaataacatACCTGAGCATTGAAAAATGGAGGAGAAACATATGG
This genomic interval carries:
- the LOC131626649 gene encoding uncharacterized protein LOC131626649 gives rise to the protein MEILTSVVGIVADYTVVPIGRQASYLIFYKANFNMLADHVKDLEAASERMIHLVEQEKRNGKEIERQVLNWFEIVNEVIEKANQLQKDPRRATVRCSAWPFPNLLLRHQLSRKATKLAKDVVQVQGKGIFDRVGYLPALDGVASSSSTRGDEKYETRESLKQEIMKALTDNNLRNIGVYGLGGVGKTTLLEEISEIAKQQKLFDEVVTTHVSKNPDMKTIQGEIADLLGLRFDEETILGRAHRLRQRIKMEKNILVILDDIWTRIDLKKVGIPFGNEHNGCKLLMTSRNQDVLVQMDVPKNFTFRLELMSDEETWSLFQFMAGDVVNNRDLKDVAIQVAQKCAGLPLSVVTVARAMKNKRDVQSWKDALRKLQCNNHTGIDALTYSALELSYNTLESDEIKALFLLFALLRGGHVEYSMKVAIGLNMLKNVNTMDDARNKHYRIIKSLEETCLLLERKTNGNIEMHDFVRDFAISIARRDKHAFLRKFADEEWPTNDFLNRCTQIVLYRCHHLHELPQMIDCPSIKFFYLYSNNRSLEISDAFFEGMKSLTVLDLTSLNLPSLPTSFRFLTNLKSLCLDLCVLENMDAIEALQNLEILSLCKSSMIDLPREIGRLTQLRMLDLSHSGIEVVPPNIISNLTKLEELYMGNTSINWKDVNSTDVNASIAELRKLPDLTALELQIRETWMLPRDLQLVFEKLKRYKISIGDVWEWSDIKDGILKTLMLKLGTNIHLEHGIKTLIRSVENLYLDDVDGIQNVLYQLNGEGFPLLRHLHVQNNANIMHIVDSKERNQIHVSFPILETLVLDNLKNLEHICHGPLSISSFGSLGVIKVKNCVQLKYLLSFTMVKELSHLSKIEVCQCNSMKEIVLEDNNSSSNNDRANEKIEFLQLRSLTLEHLETLDNFFSNYLTHSRSIQKYQGLEPYVSPPFFNAQVAFCNLDTLELRSLNLSKIWDDNHYSMYNLTSLILENCGGLKYLFSSTVVGSFKNLKHLEIRNCPLMEEIIVKEERNNALNKVPFFKLEKIILKDMDNLKTIWHHQFQSLKSLDINNCEKIVIVFPSSIQKTYNKLEMLEVTNCALVEEIFELTISCVEDTTHLKEVTIDGLPKLKKIWSGDPQGILSFQNLKYIHLKGCESLEYLLPYSVATRCSHLEEVTINDCASMSEIVAEEKESRLCAAPIFEFSQLVTLVLWNSCKLKGFYAGKHTLSCPSLKKIDVSKCSSLNLFRTLSTSSSISSFQYDKLSVTTQQPPFIAEEVIPNLEELRIGQKDAVMILQAQHSTALFTKLSFLGLGMYNNEEAIFPYWFLINVHTLEWLVIEWSCFKKIFPDERQIIEKTSARIKKLTLSLLHKLEHICDEGSQIDPVLEFLECLWVFGCSCLTNLLPSSATLNHLDYLEITCCDGLKSLITTSTAQSLVKLTTLKVKDCKSLEEVITGVDNVDIVFISLEVLMLECLPSFKKFCSSKCFLKFPLLKEVIVRECPYMKVFSEGNTSTPNLRKIKIADNKEEWFWKGNLNDTINKMFEDKVAFSKFKYLALSDHPELKDLWYGQVDHQNVFGNLKLLVVQRCDFSSHVLFPSNVVHVLHGLEKLEVNDCDSLEVIFDVKGMKSNELILIKQYSQLKTLTLSCLPNLKHIWNEDPHEIMNFGNLCSVVISSCQRLLYIFSLLLCQDLGNLEMLKIRSCGVEDIVAMKEGSMEISFNFPQLNTLALHCLSNLKSFYQGKHTLECPSLKTLNVYRCETLRMFSFNNLDLQQPDENSQQAIFSMEKLSTNLEDLSINAKDAFRMLNDYCQENIFPKIRHLRLQCFDETPAIFLNDFHATFPNLKTLTLWNCSFKISFPSKGTPHNLNDKLSKQIKVLWLYEMEKIMYIWHEEFSLDLEGLCVHSCPSLISLVPSSTSFTNIIYLIVDDCKELIYLITSSTAKSLVQLTELKITNCKKVLDVVKIDDVKTEEDIIFKKLKNLVLTSLLSLRSFSNGKQPFIFPSLVLISVEGCPQMKNFSLGVTEAPHLTGIEVEDKNIRWKGDLNTTIEQLFIEKEAPHCNRTIISSYLQDDEIACEDDVQVACQDGINADAKE